From Deltaproteobacteria bacterium:
CAAAAATACTAAGTATGACTATCATTTAATTCCTTGCTGGCGCCAGCGCTAACGATCGCCACAAAAAAAAGTACTTCTTACACGCTGGCGCAAATCGATGAGGTTTGAAGTAGGAGTGTATTTTAGCAGGAGACGCTAAAACCATCGAAATAACAATGAGTTAATGTCGTTTGGCACCGTGTGCTGTGGCACCGTGTGCTGTGACTTGATGAGCCAGTGTTTGTTAACACGCGGCATACTAGCATTAAAGAATCATCGTTTTATCGTTTGTTTCATCGTATGTTAGCTGAAGCTGAGTTATCAGGTAGAGGAGTTAGGCCACATACTTTACGCCATACCTTTGGCTCAATGCTGTGTGAGCGTGGGGTACCAGTACCGTATGTAAAAGAATTGCTGGGTCATGAAGATATTGGTTC
This genomic window contains:
- a CDS encoding tyrosine-type recombinase/integrase, yielding MFVNTRHTSIKESSFYRLFHRMLAEAELSGRGVRPHTLRHTFGSMLCERGVPVPYVKELLGHEDIGSTMIYVHSTPAALRDAVRKLAE